DNA sequence from the Raineyella sp. LH-20 genome:
CGCCCTCGCCTGCCAGACCGTACCCGTCGTATGCATTCCCTCCCGGTCGCCCGAGCGGGAATGCATACGAAGCGTACGGTCTGAAACGATGCGTACGGTCTGGGCCGGGCGGCCGGGGTGGCCGGGAGCTGAGGGGCGAGCGCCGACCGCTGAGGATGGGGCCGACCGGAGCCGAGGATGGGGCCGACCGGGGCCGAGGATGGGGCCGACCGGAGCCGAGGATGGGCGCCGACCGGAGCTGGGAGCCGGAGCTGGGAAGAGGCCGCCGGGAGTCGGTGGAAGCCGTCCAGGGTGGCGGCGGGCTGCGTACGCCTCGTGGAACGCGTACGTCCGGGAAAAGCAAGAGGGTCGCACCATCGGTGCGACCCTTGTGGTGGCCAGGACCGGGTTCGAACCGGTGACCTTTCACTTTTCAGGCGAACGCTACTACCAACTGAGCTACCTGGCCGAAGATCAACCCTGATACGAATGATTTCGTGAAAGGGGTGACTCTTTCAACAGAAAAACGGTGACACGAGCGATTTGTCGTCTCACCGCTTCCGCGACCCCGACGGGACTCGAACCCGCGACCTCCGCCGTGACAGGGCGGCGCGCTAACCAACTGCGCTACGGGGCCATCCGGTCGTCCGAACCGCTGCGTCCCACCGTTCGGCGATCCATCTCGCCTGCCCGGTGGAAGCGGAAGTTCCTCTTTCCGGTGACCTGCTGCCGTTTCAGGCAGCTCGAGAACTATAGCGCGGGTCGGAAGGAAAAGTGAAATCGGGGTGTCCAGTGCCGGACGAAAGGGGCCTGATCCGCGCCGTTGCGCCGATCGGGGGATCTCTTGGAAGCCCGGCGTTCCCTCTGTCGTCACTCATCGCGCGCTCACCGCGCCGGGCCGGTATCGTCGGGCGGGACGAACCACGGGCGCCCATGGGCGGCGACAGGGAGATGACGGATCGATGACGATGGCCGGAGCTTGGATCTACACCCAGGGCACGCGGAGCGGGCGGTGGGCCAACATTTCGTTGCTCGGGATCGAGGATGCCAGCGGCATCCCGTCCGCCGAGTGGAACAACCTCGGCACTGGCGCGGGCCTGCTGCTATTCCCTGACGGAAAGTGGAGCCAGGGCGGACGCTTCCACCTCTTCTACAAGTCCGGTGGTGCGGAGGGGGCGTCCCAGGTCGACGCGCTGCTCGATCCAGCCGATCCGCACTACCCGAGCAGCCCGATCGCCTGGCAGGCGGTGTGGCGCCGCTGTGTCGACTACATCAACCACCTCGTCGGCGAGGAGGTGGTCGTCCTGGAGGACTTCGCCGCGGAATGGCGGGCGGGGGTCGAGGCCCGTGAGGCGGCCGAGGCCGAGGCTCGGCGCGATGTCGAGCAGCCCGACCCCGAGGAGGCCGTACGTCGCGCCGCCGAGGGGGCCAAGCGTCGCCTCAACGGCATCAGAGCGCGCCGGATCGAGGAGCGGGAGGCTCGTGAGGCCGCAGAGGCGGCCGAGTCCCGGGGCGGCGCCGAGGCGTAATCGGCCTGGGTAGGCCCCAGCTGCCCGGACCTGTCCCCGGGGGCGCTGCTGGGCTGGGAGGTCGCCGAGGGCCCCAAGGCCCGGATGTGCGGGACGCCGGCGTGGCCTCCGCTCTGGATGTGCGGGACGCCGGCGTGGCGTCCGCTTCCGTCAGGGTCGACCTCAGCGCCAGGCGTCCTCCGGGTGGGCGCCCGGCGTGCCGGTCCCTGGCTCGTACGGCACCCGGGTGAACAGAAAGGTGCCGATGTCGAGGGCGTACGGTTCGGCGTCGCCGCGGCTCAGTGGGCGCAGTTCCTCGCCGAGCCAGTAGTCGCCGACCACCCCCACCCACGTCCCTCGCGAGCCCGCCCGCTCGAACGTCGTCTCTCGCCGGCCGCCGGTCAGCGGGGCGAGGGCGAGGCGTACCGACCGCCCGGGTGCCAGCGCCGGAAGAGCGGTGAGCGTGTAGGGGTTCGGTCCCCAGTACCAGACCCCGCAGAGCCCTGCGACGTCGGCCTGGTCAGGATCGAGGACGTACGGCCGGGTGGGTGCCGGCTGGGTCGCGGCGACCAGGTCGAGCAGTCCGTGGGCGGCGCCGACCGGATGGGTCGCCGACGCGCACACCGCCGCGACGTCACCGGACGCCGGGTCGCACCACAGCTCCGCGGTGAAGCCGGGCACCGAGCCGCCATGCCCCCAGCGTCGGGCGCCGCCCTGGTTGGTGATCTGCAGGCCGAGGCCGTGGGCACTCACCCACGGAGTATCCGGGGTGTCGGCCAGCGTCCGCGGCTCGTACATCTGGGCGAGGAGGTCGGCGGGCAGCACCGTACGGTCCGCGACGACGTTCCCCAGGGTCCAGGAACCGAACCGGACGAGATCGCGCGGCGTCGACCACATCGCGCCGGCGGGAGCCATCGCCTGGTGGTCCATCACCGGCTCGGGATGCCAGACGTCGGCGAACGGGTGCACCGCCACACCGGTCGCCGAGGAGGCGTCGGCGGTCGGGCCGGTGTGCGCCAGGCCCAGCGGATCGAGGACGCGGCGACGCACCACCACGTCCCAGGGCTCCCCGTCGAGCACCTCGAGCAGATGGCCGAGGACGGCGTAGCCGGTGTTGGAGTAGTGGTGACGCCTGCCGGGGGCGGTGAGCAGTGCCGGCGGGGCGGCGACGAGTTCCGCCCACGAGGGGCCGGGGGAGCGCTCCCACCACGCCCCGGTCGGTTCGGCGGCCAGGCCGGACGTGTGGTCCAGGTGCTCGGCGACCGAGGCGGCCCGTGACGGGGCGTCGGGCAGCACGTCGCCGATCGGGGCCTCCAGGTCGAGGCGGCCCTCGGCGACGAGCTGTAGCACGGCGACGGCCACCAGCGGCTTGGTGATGGACCCGACCCGGTAGCGGGTGTCGGTGGTGGCTGCGGAGCCGGTGGACTCGACGGAGCCGGTGGACGCGCCGGACGCGACGGAGCCGGTGGACGAGCCGGATGCGACGGACTGGCTGGGTGCGACGGACTCGCTGGACTCGGCGGTGCGGCGGGCGGGATCCCGGACGCCGACGGCACCGGTCCAGACGACCTCGCCGGCACGTGCCACCGCCGCTGACAGCGACGGGACCCGGGCGGCGCGCTGGGTGCGTGGCAGCCACTCGTCGAGGATGCGGACGGTCGCGGGATGGAGCGTCATGGGACGACGGTAGCCCCGTGCGGCCGCGCTGTCCGTCGTCGGCGTGGGAGACGCGTCAGGAGGCGGCGGTGGCCGTGGCCGGCGTGGGAAAACCGGCGCGCAGCGAGGCCGCCGCCGCCTCCAGGGTGGCTCGGATGTCGGCCGTGTCGTCGGCGGTGAGGGCTGCCGGGCCGGCGGCGCCGGTGCGGGCGTGCAGGAAATGGGCGGCGGCGGCGCGCAGGGTGGCCACCGAGGCCTCGACCAGGATGGTGGGGTACGGGTCCAGCTCCGGGTCGGTCCCCAGCCGTTCCGCGACGGCTGAGCGGAGCACCCGGGAGATCTCCCGCGACGACCCCATCGCCAGCGGCAGGAGTTCGGGGTGGCGGCTGGTCACCTCTTTCACCAGACGCCAGGTCGTACGGTCGGAGGCCAGCTCGAGGGCGTGGTCGATCAGCACGGTGAGCAGGACGTCGCGGACCTCTGGCCCGGGAGGTGCCTGGAGGATGCGTGCCCGCAGGTCGGCCCCGTGGTGCGGGGTGGGGTCGACCAGTGCCTGCTCCTTGCTGGTGAAGTAGTTGAAGAACGTCCTGGGGGACACCCCGGCCCGATGGGCGATGTCCTCGACCCGTACGTCCGACAGGCCTCGTTCGGCCACCAACTCGAGCGCGGCGATCCGCAGCGCGCGATGACTCTCCCGCTTCTTGCGTTCGCGCAGCCCGCAGGTCTCATCTCGGTCGGGAGTGGTGGCCATGCCCACCAGCGTACGCGACATCTCGTTCAGTCACTGCAAAGTTGCATATCGCGCAACAATTTCTGTGGCGATGTGCGGGGACCGGGACAGGTCAGGGCCGGCCCGGTGAAGAACCCGATCGTCCCGTGCTGGCCGCCCGCCTACGGTGGGGGCGTACGCAGGCCAAGACGGTGATGCCCAGGAGGATGAATGACCAATGTGCTGGTGGCCTTCGCCACCAAGGGTGGCACCACCCAGTCGATCGCCGAGCGCCTCGGAGCCCGGCTCACCGAGGCCGGCCATGCCGTCGCGGTCGTGTCGGTGCAGGACGACCCTGATCCGGCAGCGTACGACGCGGTGGTGGTCGGCGCCGGCATCCTCGGGGGGAGCGTGTACGCGCCGGCCGGCCGATGGCTCACCGCGCACCGCGGCGGCCTGACCGACAAGCCGGTCGGGATCTTCGTGGTCTGCCTCAGCATGCTGGTCGACGATCCGGAGCGACGTGCCGAGGCCACGAGCTATCCCGGCCAGCTCGCCGAGGTGTTGCCCGGCGAGCCGGTGGCGTCGACGGTCTTCGCGGGCTCGTACGATCCGGCGACGCGGCGTTGGTGGGAGCGCCTGGCCGCGCGGCTGGTCCGGTCGCCGCGCGGCGACTTCCGCGACTGGGCGGCGGTGGACGCCTGGGGTGACGAGCTGGCGGGCAGGCTCTGAACGACGTCTCCTGACCGCCCTGGCGCGGTGAGGGGGCACGCGCAGGGTGGACCCCACCCGGCGATGTCGGTCCCGGGCCGTAGGATCGTCGCCGTGCCGTACACCACCATGCACCTCTTCACCTCCGAGTCGGTCACCGAGGGCCACCCGGACAAGGTCTGTGACCGGATCTCCGATGCGATCCTCGACGCCATGCTGGAGCAGGACCCGCAGGCGCGCGTGGCCGTCGAGACCCTGACCACGACCGGGCTGGTGCATGTCGTCGGCGAGGTGACCACCACCGCGTACGTCGAGATCCCGCAGATCATCCGCCAGGAACTGCAGTCGATCGGCTACACCTCCTCGAAGGTGGGCTTCGACGGCGCCTCCTGCGGGGTGATCGTCTCCATCGGCCAGCAGTCGCCCGACATCGCCCAGGGCGTCGACAAGTCGCTGGAGTTCCGCACCGACAGCGGCGACCACGACCCGTACGACCTGCAGGGTGCGGGCGACCAGGGCCTGATGTTCGGCTACGCGACCGACGAGACCCCGACGCTGATGCCGGTGCCGGTCTTCCTGGCGCATCGGCTGGCCGAGCGGCTCACCGCAGTCCGCAAGGAGGGGCTGGTCCTCGGCCTGCGGCCCGACGGCAAGACTCAGGTCACCATCGCGTACGACGGGGAGCGCCCGGTCGGGATCGACACAGTGCTCGTCTCGACCCAGCACGACGAGGACGTCACCCAGCCGGAGCTCGCCGAGATCATCCGCACCATGGTGGTGGAGCCGGTGCTGGCCGGGTCCGGTCTCGACCTCGCCACCGATCGGATGGCGCTGCTGGTCAACCCGACCGGCCGGTTCGTCGTCGGCGGCCCGATGGGCGACGCCGGGTTGACCGGGCGGAAGATCATCGTTGACACGTACGGCGGCATGGCGCGGCACGGTGGGGGCGCGTTCTCCGGGAAGGACCCGTCGAAGGTGGACCGGTCCGCGGCGTACGCGCTGCGCTGGGTGGCGAAGAACGTGGTGGCCGCCGGCCTCGCCAAGCGTTGCGAGGTGCAGGCGTCGTACGCCATCGGACGGGCCCGTCCGGTCGGCATCTACGTCGAGACCTTCGGCACCGGCACGGTCTCCGACGAGCGGATCCTCGAGGCGATCCGGACCGTCTTCGACCTGCGTCCGGCGGCGATCGTCGACCAGCTCGACCTGAAGCGCCCGATCTACAAGGCGACGTCGTCGTACGGTCACTTCGGCCGCGAGCTGCCGGAGTTCACCTGGGAGCGTACGGACCGCGTCGAACAGCTGAAGGCGGCGATCGCCGGGGCCTGACACCCCACCTCTCGTGGGGTGCCGTGGGGTCTCGCGGGGTGCCGCGTAGTCGTCACCGCGCGGGGCCTGGTGGGCCTTTCGCGGTCCCCGCTCGCGGGCCCTTCGGTGCTTTGCCTGGCGGGCCCCTTTCGGTGCTTTGCCGGCGGATGCACCCCGTGGTCATCATTCGTTCGTGGGCGCCCACGAACGAATGATGACCACGGGGTGCGTCTGTACAACGGGGTGAATCTGATTCAGTGCCGGATCGTGGGGAGTCCCGGGGCCAGCGCGCGGCCGCGGGAGTGGCTCGGGGGGCGTGGGGTCGGGGGATGCTGGGCCGGTGCCCGGTGCCCGGTGCCCGGTGCCCGGTGCCCGGCGGCTGTGGCCGGAGGCCGGAGGCGGGACGCCCTCAGGCCGGCAGGAGATGCTGCAGCAGCACCCGGGCCGCGTCCTTGTCCAGGAACTGGTTGGCGTTGCCGCACTTGGGTGACTGGACGCAGCGTGGGCAGCCGTCGGCGCACCCGCAGGTGCTGAGGCGTTCGTACGTCGCCTGCCACCAGCGCTCGGCGATCCGATACCCCTGGGCGGCGTAGCCGGAGCCGCCGGACTGGCCGTCGTGGATGAAGATCGTGGCGGCGCCCGTGTCGGGGTGGAACACCGTGGAGACGCCGCCGATGTCCCAACGGTCACACGAGACGAACAGCGGCAGCAGGCCGATCGCAGTGTGCTCGGCGGCGTGCACCGCACCGGCCAGCTGCACCTGGGTCAGCCCGGTGGCCCGGACGACGGACTCGGGGATGCGGATCCACATCGCTTGGGTCTCCAGCGCGTGCTCCGGCATCACCATCGGCGTACGGTCCCAGACCTCGCCGGTGAGTTCGTCGCGACGCAGGTAGCCGATCACCTGACCGGTGAGACGTACGCTTCCTCGACAGATCTCGACGGTGTCGTCGGGGCCGGTGGTGTCGATCCGGCCGGCGGTGTCGATCCGGCCGGCGGTGTCGATCCGGCCGTCGGCGATAGGGCCGTCGGTAGGGATCGGGCCGCTGGGGCCGCTCGGGCGGGCCATGCCGGCGGGACGACCCGAATCGCGCCCGAACGGCCGACTCTCCGCCGTGTCGAGCACCTCGATGTCCATCGTGGAGACCGGTTGGGTGGTGTAGCCGGGCCGGTCGCGGTGCACGATCGCCTCGAAGTTGTCCAGGTCGAGGGTGTCGACCATCCAGGAATCGCCCTGGTGCAGGTAGACGGCCTCAGGGTGCACCGCCCGGTCGGCCGAGCCGACGTCGGCCACCCCGACCAGCCGGCCGGTGTCCCGGTCCACGATGTCGACCGCGCGGGCACCACCGCCGCGGATGTCGATCATCGTCGCGGCCCGTTCGGGTCGGGTCCAGTACCAGCCCGCACGCCGCTTGCGCAGCACGCCCTGGGCTGCCAGCGTGTCGGCGATGCCGGCCATCGCCGGCCCGAAGAACCGGGCGTCGGCGGCGGTCAGCGCCGCTTCCTGGGCGGCCGCCGCGAGGTGCGGCCCCAGCACGTACGGGTTCGCCGGGTCGAGGACCGTACGCTCCACCGAGCCGTCCAGCAGCTCCTCGGGGTGGGCGAAGAAGTAGGCGTCCAGCGGATTCTCCCGGGCCACCAGGAACACCAGGGCATCGCTGCCGCGTCGGCCGGCCCGACCAGCCTGCTGCCACAGGGCCGCCCTGGTGCCGGGATAACCCGACACGATGACGGCGTCCAGCCCCGCGATGTCGACGCCGAGTTCCAGGGCGTTGGTGGCGGCGACGCCGTGGAGCTGACCGGTCTGCAGGTCGCGCTCGAGTCGACGCCGGTCCTGGGGCAGGTAGCCGGCGCGGTAGGCGTCGATCCGGCCGGCGGGCCCGGCCAGGTCCTGCGCGGTGACCGCGACCCTTTCGGCCATCGCCCGGGAGGCGATGAAGGCGACGGTCTGACGCCCCTCGGTGACACAGTCCGCCAACAGGTGGGCCGACTCCGTGTCGTGGTTGCCTTCGGGCTGCCACAGCACCAGATCGACCTGGCCGTGCGGCGAGGTGTCCTCGGTGACCGTGACCACGTCCTCGGGCGCGACCCCGGCAAGATCCACCAGCAGCTCGGCGCCACCGTCGACGGTCGCCGAGGTGGCGATCACCACCGGGTCGGCCCCGTACAGTGCGGCGAGGCGCCGCAACCGCCGGACGATCGCCGACACGTGGGCGCCGAACACGCCCCGGTAGCGATGGCACTCGTCGAGGACGATGTAGCGCAGCGAGCCGAGCAGCCGCGCCCACCGGGCGTGATCGGGCAGCACCGAGTAGTGCAGCATGTCGGGGTTGGTGAGGACGTACGTTCCGAAGTCGCGGGCCCAGGCCCGCTCCGCGTCGTCGGAGTCGCCGTCGAGGGTGGTGACCCGCCAGCCGTCCAGTCCCAGCTCGCGGCAGGCCCGCAGCTGGTCGTGGGCCAGCGCCTTGGTCGGGGCGAGGTAGAGGGCGGTGCCGGTCCGGCCGGCGCCGAGATCGGCCCGCAGCTGGGCGGCGGTCAGTCGGGGACGGGGGACGACGGCGGTGTCGGTGGTGACGGCGGTGCTGGTGGTGACGGCGGTGCTGGTGGTGACGGCGGGGCCGGTGACGGCGGTGCTGGTGGTGACGGCGGTGCTGGTGGTGACGGCGGGGCCGGTGACGGCGGTGCTGGTGGTGACGGCGGGGCCGGTGACGGCGGCGAGGCGGTCGTGGTGGGGGGCGATCGGCCCGACCGTGCGGTCGCGGTGAGGGGTGGCGTCCCCGCCGGACCGTACGCCCGGCGGGGCCTCCCGGGGGAGATCGCTGGTCGTCGCGGTGGCGACCGGGGCGAGGTACGCGAGGGACTTGCCCGACGCGGTGCCGGTGCTGAGCAGCACATGGCGCCCGGCATGGACGGCTTCCATCGCCGTCGCCTGGTGCTCCCAGGGCGCGCCGATGCCGAGGCCGGCGAAGGCCGCTACGACGTCGTCCGGCACCCAGTCCGGCCAGCTGACCGTACGCCCGTCGCGCGCAGGGATGCGGTGGAGGTGACTCACCCGCGCATCAGTGGACTGGAACACGCGGTCAGTCTAGGCGGCAGGTCGGACAGTTCCGCGGAGCGCGGCGGGGCGCCGGCGGGCGGAAGGGACCGGCGAGGGACCGGCGAGCGAGGAGCTCAGCCGTTCGGTCGGTTGGGGAGGTACTGGATGGCCCAGCGGTTATCGTCGGGGTCCGCGAACGTCACGAAGTGACCCCAGGCGAGGACCTCGACGTCGGTCACATCGACGCCGCGGGCCGCGAGTTCGTCGTGGGCCTGGTTGATGTCGGCGACGACGATCTGCAGGGACGCCGTGCCCGGTGGCACCTCGCTCAGACCCTGCCCGAAGGCGATCGAGCAGGCCGAGCCGGGCGGAGTGATCTGGACGAAGCGGAGGTCGTCACTGACCCGCTGGTCGTAGTCGAGGTGGAAACCGACCTTGTTGACGTAGAAGTCGATGGCGCGGTCGATGTCTGTGACGGGGATGAACGCCAGTTCGAGTTTCCAGTCCATGGGGAGATCCCCTCGTCGGAGGCGGTGGCTTGGAGCCATCCAAACACGGTCGACCGCGCGGTGTCACCCCCTGTCAGGAGTGCGATGCCGGTCCGGGCTGCGACCAGACCGACGGGCGCAGGCCGGCAGGGGCGGGGGCCGGCGCGACGACGGCCGTGTCGCCGATGCCGGTGTCCGCAGCGTCGGCGCGGTCCGGGTCCACTCCCGCGGCAGGGGCCTCGGCCAGTGGCGGACGGGCAGCGTCGCGCCAGACGGTCTGGATCGCGTCGGCCGTCCGGATGATCGAGAAGCGTTCCTGGACCTCGCGCCACGCCGCGAGAGCCCGGGACAGGGCCACCTCGGGCTGATCCAACACCGCGATGATGGCCTCGGCGAGGGCGTCCACGTCGTCGCGCGGGACCAGCCAGCCGAACGGCTCGATCTCCGGCGACGGGTGCACGATCTCGGTCACCCCGCCGCCGCGGGTCGCCACGACCGGGACGCCGCGGGCCATCGCCTCCACGATCACTTGGCCGAAGGGCTCCGGTTGGCCGGAGGCATGCACGCACACGCTCATCCGATCGAGCTCGTCCGTCGGGTCCTCGAGGAAGCCGGTGAACTCGACGGCGTCGGTCATCCCCAGCTTCTCGACCTCCGCCTTCACCCGGGCTTCGTACGCGTCCTCTCCGAAGAGCGGGGCACCGACGATCCGGAATCGTGCGCCGGGATGGCGAGCCTGAACGACCGCGGCGGCGCGGACGAAGGACAGCTGACCCTTCGTCGGGCTGATCCGGCCGACGATCCCGATGACCGGGGGCTCCGGGCGGGCCCGGTTGTGGGGGGAGGGGCCCAGCTGGGCAGGGCTGAATCCTGGATAGGCGATGGTGAGGCCCTTGGCCTTCGGCAGAGTGACGGCGGTGCCGGCGGAGTTGACGATCACCCGGCTCGGGGCCCAGCGGGCCAGCCGGCGCACCAGCGTGACCAGCGGCATGGGGAGGTAATCGGGGCTGATCCGGTCGTGGATGTGCCAGACCATGGGGCGACCGGCCACCCGGGCGGCGACGAGGCCGATCAGGTCCGCCTTCAGCGACGTGGTGTGGATGAGATCGGGGTCGAGCCGACGCAGATGCAGGCCGAGCCGCACCGCGTACGGCAACACCCGGATGGCGTTCACCAGTGCGGTGATCCGGGTGCCACCGGAGGCTTCCCGACCGGCTGCGGCGATCTGTGGGGAGAGCGGAAACACCTCGACGTCGTGGCCGGCGTCGGCGATGGCCCGGGCGAGCGGACCGTCGCTGAACAGGATGGTGCGTACGCTGATGTCGGCGTCGATGTGGTCGAGCAACCGGAGCAGGGCGAGTTCAGCGCCCCCCACTGCACCGGTGTGGTCGAGTACGACGATTCGCAGGCTCGCGCTCGGATTCGAAGGGTCCCCCATGCGGCCACAGTAGCCTTTTGATCTTAAATTTCCGAGCCCCCCATATGGCCGGGACAACAGGAAAGACCCAGGTCTATGAAACCTCTGGGTGCGCGGTGTGCGACGGATCGGCCGGCGGTCGGGGTCGGCGCCTCCGCCTCCACCGACACCTCCGCCGCGGGATGGAACAGGGCCGCGCGGAACGGCTGCGCGAGCCGGGCGTGGAAGGAGAGTGACCGCTCGGCCGGTGCATGCCACGATGGGGACATGCCTGCCGATCCCAGCTCCGGCGCCCCGTCCAGCCACGTCGCCCCGCCGTCGTACGCGGCGGATCCGCGCCGATTCGCCGACGCCCTGCGCACCGCGGACTTCACCGTCGACCGGGTCGGCGAGCGACTGGGCGAACGAGCCGGCGCCGCGCTCGGCCGCAACACCACGCTCGCCGCGCTGCGGGCCCTGGGCGGGGACGACGATTCACAGGCAACACTGCTGCGGCTGTTCGTCCTGCAACGGACCGTGGACCCCGAGGCCGCCGAGCGGGCACTGCCCGGTCTGGTCGCTCCGTTGCTGGCCGACGGGATGCTGACCGAGGTGGCGGGACGGCTGGAGGCGACGGTCGACGTCCGACCGTACGGCGCCGACGAGGCCTCCGGGGCAGCGGTGGACGGCTGGATCGTCGCCGACCACGTGCCGGGACTGGACGGCAGGGTGACCCGGACCCGGCCGGACTTCGTGCTGTCGGCGAGCCCGGCGTCGGTAACACTG
Encoded proteins:
- a CDS encoding serine hydrolase domain-containing protein; its protein translation is MTLHPATVRILDEWLPRTQRAARVPSLSAAVARAGEVVWTGAVGVRDPARRTAESSESVAPSQSVASGSSTGSVASGASTGSVESTGSAATTDTRYRVGSITKPLVAVAVLQLVAEGRLDLEAPIGDVLPDAPSRAASVAEHLDHTSGLAAEPTGAWWERSPGPSWAELVAAPPALLTAPGRRHHYSNTGYAVLGHLLEVLDGEPWDVVVRRRVLDPLGLAHTGPTADASSATGVAVHPFADVWHPEPVMDHQAMAPAGAMWSTPRDLVRFGSWTLGNVVADRTVLPADLLAQMYEPRTLADTPDTPWVSAHGLGLQITNQGGARRWGHGGSVPGFTAELWCDPASGDVAAVCASATHPVGAAHGLLDLVAATQPAPTRPYVLDPDQADVAGLCGVWYWGPNPYTLTALPALAPGRSVRLALAPLTGGRRETTFERAGSRGTWVGVVGDYWLGEELRPLSRGDAEPYALDIGTFLFTRVPYEPGTGTPGAHPEDAWR
- a CDS encoding TetR family transcriptional regulator codes for the protein MATTPDRDETCGLRERKKRESHRALRIAALELVAERGLSDVRVEDIAHRAGVSPRTFFNYFTSKEQALVDPTPHHGADLRARILQAPPGPEVRDVLLTVLIDHALELASDRTTWRLVKEVTSRHPELLPLAMGSSREISRVLRSAVAERLGTDPELDPYPTILVEASVATLRAAAAHFLHARTGAAGPAALTADDTADIRATLEAAAASLRAGFPTPATATAAS
- a CDS encoding flavodoxin domain-containing protein, with translation MTNVLVAFATKGGTTQSIAERLGARLTEAGHAVAVVSVQDDPDPAAYDAVVVGAGILGGSVYAPAGRWLTAHRGGLTDKPVGIFVVCLSMLVDDPERRAEATSYPGQLAEVLPGEPVASTVFAGSYDPATRRWWERLAARLVRSPRGDFRDWAAVDAWGDELAGRL
- the metK gene encoding methionine adenosyltransferase, which gives rise to MHLFTSESVTEGHPDKVCDRISDAILDAMLEQDPQARVAVETLTTTGLVHVVGEVTTTAYVEIPQIIRQELQSIGYTSSKVGFDGASCGVIVSIGQQSPDIAQGVDKSLEFRTDSGDHDPYDLQGAGDQGLMFGYATDETPTLMPVPVFLAHRLAERLTAVRKEGLVLGLRPDGKTQVTIAYDGERPVGIDTVLVSTQHDEDVTQPELAEIIRTMVVEPVLAGSGLDLATDRMALLVNPTGRFVVGGPMGDAGLTGRKIIVDTYGGMARHGGGAFSGKDPSKVDRSAAYALRWVAKNVVAAGLAKRCEVQASYAIGRARPVGIYVETFGTGTVSDERILEAIRTVFDLRPAAIVDQLDLKRPIYKATSSYGHFGRELPEFTWERTDRVEQLKAAIAGA
- a CDS encoding DEAD/DEAH box helicase, which produces MFQSTDARVSHLHRIPARDGRTVSWPDWVPDDVVAAFAGLGIGAPWEHQATAMEAVHAGRHVLLSTGTASGKSLAYLAPVATATTSDLPREAPPGVRSGGDATPHRDRTVGPIAPHHDRLAAVTGPAVTTSTAVTGPAVTTSTAVTTSTAVTGPAVTTSTAVTTSTAVTTDTAVVPRPRLTAAQLRADLGAGRTGTALYLAPTKALAHDQLRACRELGLDGWRVTTLDGDSDDAERAWARDFGTYVLTNPDMLHYSVLPDHARWARLLGSLRYIVLDECHRYRGVFGAHVSAIVRRLRRLAALYGADPVVIATSATVDGGAELLVDLAGVAPEDVVTVTEDTSPHGQVDLVLWQPEGNHDTESAHLLADCVTEGRQTVAFIASRAMAERVAVTAQDLAGPAGRIDAYRAGYLPQDRRRLERDLQTGQLHGVAATNALELGVDIAGLDAVIVSGYPGTRAALWQQAGRAGRRGSDALVFLVARENPLDAYFFAHPEELLDGSVERTVLDPANPYVLGPHLAAAAQEAALTAADARFFGPAMAGIADTLAAQGVLRKRRAGWYWTRPERAATMIDIRGGGARAVDIVDRDTGRLVGVADVGSADRAVHPEAVYLHQGDSWMVDTLDLDNFEAIVHRDRPGYTTQPVSTMDIEVLDTAESRPFGRDSGRPAGMARPSGPSGPIPTDGPIADGRIDTAGRIDTAGRIDTTGPDDTVEICRGSVRLTGQVIGYLRRDELTGEVWDRTPMVMPEHALETQAMWIRIPESVVRATGLTQVQLAGAVHAAEHTAIGLLPLFVSCDRWDIGGVSTVFHPDTGAATIFIHDGQSGGSGYAAQGYRIAERWWQATYERLSTCGCADGCPRCVQSPKCGNANQFLDKDAARVLLQHLLPA
- a CDS encoding VOC family protein, which produces MDWKLELAFIPVTDIDRAIDFYVNKVGFHLDYDQRVSDDLRFVQITPPGSACSIAFGQGLSEVPPGTASLQIVVADINQAHDELAARGVDVTDVEVLAWGHFVTFADPDDNRWAIQYLPNRPNG
- a CDS encoding glycosyltransferase, which produces MGDPSNPSASLRIVVLDHTGAVGGAELALLRLLDHIDADISVRTILFSDGPLARAIADAGHDVEVFPLSPQIAAAGREASGGTRITALVNAIRVLPYAVRLGLHLRRLDPDLIHTTSLKADLIGLVAARVAGRPMVWHIHDRISPDYLPMPLVTLVRRLARWAPSRVIVNSAGTAVTLPKAKGLTIAYPGFSPAQLGPSPHNRARPEPPVIGIVGRISPTKGQLSFVRAAAVVQARHPGARFRIVGAPLFGEDAYEARVKAEVEKLGMTDAVEFTGFLEDPTDELDRMSVCVHASGQPEPFGQVIVEAMARGVPVVATRGGGVTEIVHPSPEIEPFGWLVPRDDVDALAEAIIAVLDQPEVALSRALAAWREVQERFSIIRTADAIQTVWRDAARPPLAEAPAAGVDPDRADAADTGIGDTAVVAPAPAPAGLRPSVWSQPGPASHS